From the Primulina tabacum isolate GXHZ01 chromosome 15, ASM2559414v2, whole genome shotgun sequence genome, one window contains:
- the LOC142527139 gene encoding F-box only protein 8-like isoform X2: MLFRNHDKWSRPDKVAFLVAWFFLIHPKLRRGAKIEIQEMKESDDLYVKLPRDVIFQILFKLPTRTLLNLRCVSKSFVSLISHPYFLRLRLSCATAASHHLLYYESSDYTKIYFSFHDSQKFSLCQKLETPFKSVNGYLRLVGSSRGVVCLFDTNYFNFVGTVILWNPFIGKYKILPCLQGFRCFKSSFSHMAVGFGFDHTNLDFKVVKILYGYDNNEHELRSEALVYGVKTGSWRNVGQVVPCFMPKNWCSNAFVNGVVHWMAYRRPQFDGHLNCIMGFDVVEEIFTLMELPQNLGPNCKELRLSPLVNEKSLSLFVSHRENMEEVMDLAVCGLPLSFYAADYDPSLALIDIGQQLTE, from the exons atgttatttcgaaatcATGACAAATGGAGCCGGCCGGATAAGGTGGCATTCCTAGTGGCGTGGTTCTTCTTGATTCACCCGAAGCTTCGACGGGGAGCGAAAATTGAGATTCAAGAAATGAAAGAAAGCGATGATCTTTACGTCAAGCTCCCTCGAGATGTAATCTTCCAAATCCTCTTCAAGCTCCCCACAAGAACCCTACTCAATCTCAGGTGCGTCTCCAAATCCTTTGTTTCCTTAATCTCTCACCCCTATTTCCTCAGACTCCGCCTATCCTGCGCCACCGCCGCCTCCCACCACCTCCTGTACTATGAATCCTCGGATTACACGaaaatatacttttcttttCATGATTCCCAGAAGTTTTCTCTGTGTCAAAAGCTCGAAACTCCATTCAAGAGTGTTAATGGTTACTTGAGGCTTGTCGGTTCTAGCAGGGGAGTTGTGTGTTTGTTCGATACCAATTATTTTAACTTTGTTGGCACTGTGATTTTGTGGAACCCCTTTATTGGGAAGTACAAGATTCTGCCTTGTCTGCAAGGATTTCGTTGTTTTAAGAGTAGTTTCTCGCATATGGCTGTTGGGTTTGGATTTGATCACACGAATCTTGACTTTAAAGTTGTGAAAATCTTATACGGATATGATAATAATGAACATGAGTTACGATCGGAGGCTTTGGTATATGGAGTCAAAACTGGATCTTGGAGGAATGTTGGACAGGTCGTGCCTTGTTTCATGCCTAAAAATTGGTGTAGCAATGCGTTTGTGAATGGTGTTGTGCATTGGATGGCATATAGGAGGCCGCAATTTGACGGACATCTGAATTGCATCATGGGTTTTGATGTGGTTGAGGAGATTTTCACGTTAATGGAGTTGCCTCAAAATCTTGGACCAAACTGTAAGGAATTGAGGTTGTCTCCCTTGGTTAACGAGAAATCTTTGTCTCTCTTTGTAAGTCATCGTGAGAATATGG AGGAAGTTATGGATCTTGCAGTTTGCGGATTGCCACTATCGTTCTATGCAGCTGATTATGACCCGAGCTTGGCtttgattgatattggacagCAACTCACAGAGTAG
- the LOC142527139 gene encoding F-box/kelch-repeat protein At3g06240-like isoform X1, which translates to MLFRNHDKWSRPDKVAFLVAWFFLIHPKLRRGAKIEIQEMKESDDLYVKLPRDVIFQILFKLPTRTLLNLRCVSKSFVSLISHPYFLRLRLSCATAASHHLLYYESSDYTKIYFSFHDSQKFSLCQKLETPFKSVNGYLRLVGSSRGVVCLFDTNYFNFVGTVILWNPFIGKYKILPCLQGFRCFKSSFSHMAVGFGFDHTNLDFKVVKILYGYDNNEHELRSEALVYGVKTGSWRNVGQVVPCFMPKNWCSNAFVNGVVHWMAYRRPQFDGHLNCIMGFDVVEEIFTLMELPQNLGPNCKELRLSPLVNEKSLSLFVSHRENMGESWDVWLMNDYGKVDSWTLKYVIVLEQVFVPIKIVNDGEILAAISDELLVLMNVETEEVMDLAVCGLPLSFYAADYDPSLALIDIGQQLTE; encoded by the coding sequence atgttatttcgaaatcATGACAAATGGAGCCGGCCGGATAAGGTGGCATTCCTAGTGGCGTGGTTCTTCTTGATTCACCCGAAGCTTCGACGGGGAGCGAAAATTGAGATTCAAGAAATGAAAGAAAGCGATGATCTTTACGTCAAGCTCCCTCGAGATGTAATCTTCCAAATCCTCTTCAAGCTCCCCACAAGAACCCTACTCAATCTCAGGTGCGTCTCCAAATCCTTTGTTTCCTTAATCTCTCACCCCTATTTCCTCAGACTCCGCCTATCCTGCGCCACCGCCGCCTCCCACCACCTCCTGTACTATGAATCCTCGGATTACACGaaaatatacttttcttttCATGATTCCCAGAAGTTTTCTCTGTGTCAAAAGCTCGAAACTCCATTCAAGAGTGTTAATGGTTACTTGAGGCTTGTCGGTTCTAGCAGGGGAGTTGTGTGTTTGTTCGATACCAATTATTTTAACTTTGTTGGCACTGTGATTTTGTGGAACCCCTTTATTGGGAAGTACAAGATTCTGCCTTGTCTGCAAGGATTTCGTTGTTTTAAGAGTAGTTTCTCGCATATGGCTGTTGGGTTTGGATTTGATCACACGAATCTTGACTTTAAAGTTGTGAAAATCTTATACGGATATGATAATAATGAACATGAGTTACGATCGGAGGCTTTGGTATATGGAGTCAAAACTGGATCTTGGAGGAATGTTGGACAGGTCGTGCCTTGTTTCATGCCTAAAAATTGGTGTAGCAATGCGTTTGTGAATGGTGTTGTGCATTGGATGGCATATAGGAGGCCGCAATTTGACGGACATCTGAATTGCATCATGGGTTTTGATGTGGTTGAGGAGATTTTCACGTTAATGGAGTTGCCTCAAAATCTTGGACCAAACTGTAAGGAATTGAGGTTGTCTCCCTTGGTTAACGAGAAATCTTTGTCTCTCTTTGTAAGTCATCGTGAGAATATGGGTGAGTCATGGGATGTGTGGTTGATGAATGACTATGGGAAGGTGGATTCTTGGACGCTAAAATATGTCATTGTGTTAGAGCAGGTTTTTGTTCCCATCAAGATTGTAAATGATGGTGAAATCTTAGCTGCAATAAGTGACGAATTATTGGTTTTGATGAATGTTGAAACAGAGGAAGTTATGGATCTTGCAGTTTGCGGATTGCCACTATCGTTCTATGCAGCTGATTATGACCCGAGCTTGGCtttgattgatattggacagCAACTCACAGAGTAG